One window of the Triticum dicoccoides isolate Atlit2015 ecotype Zavitan chromosome 3B, WEW_v2.0, whole genome shotgun sequence genome contains the following:
- the LOC119276474 gene encoding mitogen-activated protein kinase 8-like isoform X1, protein MQPDQQQHQHQQRRKGSSEMDFFSEYGDANRYKIQEVIGKGSYGVVCSAIDQHTGDKVAIKKIHNIFEHLSDAARILREIKLLRLLRHPDIVEIRHIMLPPSRRDFKDIYVVFELMDTDLHQVIKANDDLTKEHHQFFLYQMLRALKYIHTANVYHRDLKPKNILANANCKLKICDFGLARVAFNDTPTTVFWTDYVATRWYRAPELCGSFFTKYSPAIDIWSIGCIFAEILTGKPLFPGKNVVHQLDLMTDLLGTPSLDTVSRIRNEKARRYLSSMRKKQPVCFSERFPKADPAAFKLMQRLLAFDPKDRPTAEEALADPYFKGLGKVEREPSCQPISKFEFEFERKKVTKEDVKELIFREILEYHPQLLKDYMNGTEKTNFLYPSAVDNFRRQFANLEENGGKGGAIVPSDRKHVSLPRTTTVHSTPIPPKDQKSSQVPQRIPTGRPGRVVGPVIPFENSCAMDPYSQRRVARNPVLPAAATNVSAYAYHRKSDSSERELQQELEKDRMQYQPMQRFMDAKMVSPDLRSTSYYMPKGVPKADVAERTGLQPNMMQGIAPFNGIAAVGGSYNKASAVQYGVSRMY, encoded by the exons ATGCAGCCGGACCAGCAACAACACCAGCACCAGCAGAGGAGGAAG GGTTCATCGGAGATGGACTTCTTCAGTGAATATGGCGATGCTAATAGATACAAAATTCAGGAAGTCATCGGTAAAGGGAGTTACGGTGTCGTCTGTTCAGCTATTGACCAACATACTGGCGACAAGGTGGCAATCAAGAAAATACACAATATCTTTGAGCATTTATCTGATGCTGCTAGGATCCTCCGTGAGATCAAATTACTCCGCCTATTGAGACATCCTGATATAGTTGAGATCAGGCATATAATGTTGCCTCCGTCAAGGAGGGATTTCAAGGATATTTATGTCGTCTTTGAGCTGATGGATACAGACCTCCACCAAGTCATCAAGGCCAACGATGACTTGACCAAAGAGCACCACCAGTTCTTTCTCTATCAGATGCTTCGTGCACTGAAATATATTCATACCG CTAATGTTTATCATCGTGATTTGAAGCCAAAGAATATATTGGCAAATGCAAACTGTAAACTCAAAATATGTGATTTTGGGCTAGCACGAGTGGCATTCAATGACACTCCCACGACTGTATTTTGGACG GATTATGTTGCTACTAGATGGTATAGGGCTCCTGAGCTTTGTGGATCTTTCTTTACTAAG TATTCACCAGCTATTGACATATGGAGTATTGGTTGCATTTTTGCGGAGATTTTAACTGGGAAACCTTTGTTTCCTGGTAAAAATGTAGTTCACCAGTTGGATTTAATGACTGATCTCTTGGGTACGCCATCACTGGATACTGTTTCCAGG ATCCGGAATGAGAAGGCAAGGAGGTACTTGAGTAGTATGAGGAAAAAACAACCGGTATGTTTTTCTGAGAGGTTCCCCAAAGCAGATCCTGCTGCATTCAAACTTATGCAGCGGCTTTTAGCATTTGACCCCAAGGATAGACCAACGGCAGAAGAG GCATTAGCTGATCCATATTTTAAAGGCCTTGGGAAGGTAGAGAGAGAACCATCCTGCCAGCCAATATCGAAATTTGAGTTTGAGTTTGAACGGAAAAAGGTGACAAAAGAGGACGTAAAGGAACTTATATTCCGCGAGATATTGGAGTATCATCCTCAACTTCTCAAGGATTACATGAATGGAACTGAAAAAACGAACTTCCTATATCCTAG TGCTGTAGACAATTTCCGGAGGCAATTTGCTAACTTGGAGGAAAATGGAGGGAAGGGAGGGGCAATCGTTCCATCGGACAGGAAGCATGTTTCGCTCCCCAG GACTACTACAGTTCATTCTACACCAATTCCTCCAAAAGATCAGAAGTCTTCCCAGGTTCCCCAAAGGATTCCAACAG GTAGACCAGGAAGAGTGGTTGGCCCGGTAATACCATTTGAGAATTCATGTGCTATGGATCCTTACAGTCAACGAAGGGTGGCAAGGAATCCAGTACTTCCTGCAGCTGCTACCAATGTATCAGCATACGCATACCACCGAAAGTCAGACAGTTCAGAGAGAGAGTTACAGCAGGAGCTTGAAAAAGACCGCATGCAGTACCAACCGATGCAGCGTTTCATGGATGCCAAGATGGTCTCCCCTGACTTGAGGTCTACCTCCTATTACATGCCAAAGGGTGTCCCAAAAGCAGATGTAGCAGAAAGGACTGGTTTGCAGCCAAACATGATGCAGGGAATTGCCCCGTTTAATGGCATTGCTGCAGTTGGAGGTAGCTACAATAAGGCCAGTGCTGTTCAGTATGGAGTTTCAAGGATGTACTAA
- the LOC119276474 gene encoding mitogen-activated protein kinase 8-like isoform X3, with the protein MQPDQQQHQHQQRRKGSSEMDFFSEYGDANRYKIQEVIGKGSYGVVCSAIDQHTGDKVAIKKIHNIFEHLSDAARILREIKLLRLLRHPDIVEIRHIMLPPSRRDFKDIYVVFELMDTDLHQVIKANDDLTKEHHQFFLYQMLRALKYIHTANVYHRDLKPKNILANANCKLKICDFGLARVAFNDTPTTVFWTDYVATRWYRAPELCGSFFTKYSPAIDIWSIGCIFAEILTGKPLFPGKNVVHQLDLMTDLLGTPSLDTVSRIRNEKARRYLSSMRKKQPVCFSERFPKADPAAFKLMQRLLAFDPKDRPTAEEALADPYFKGLGKVEREPSCQPISKFEFEFERKKVTKEDVKELIFREILEYHPQLLKDYMNGTEKTNFLYPSAVDNFRRQFANLEENGGKGGAIVPSDRKHVSLPSSLVISWYYGITFHDKRWSGLLQFILHQFLQKIRSLPRFPKGFQQVDQEEWLAR; encoded by the exons ATGCAGCCGGACCAGCAACAACACCAGCACCAGCAGAGGAGGAAG GGTTCATCGGAGATGGACTTCTTCAGTGAATATGGCGATGCTAATAGATACAAAATTCAGGAAGTCATCGGTAAAGGGAGTTACGGTGTCGTCTGTTCAGCTATTGACCAACATACTGGCGACAAGGTGGCAATCAAGAAAATACACAATATCTTTGAGCATTTATCTGATGCTGCTAGGATCCTCCGTGAGATCAAATTACTCCGCCTATTGAGACATCCTGATATAGTTGAGATCAGGCATATAATGTTGCCTCCGTCAAGGAGGGATTTCAAGGATATTTATGTCGTCTTTGAGCTGATGGATACAGACCTCCACCAAGTCATCAAGGCCAACGATGACTTGACCAAAGAGCACCACCAGTTCTTTCTCTATCAGATGCTTCGTGCACTGAAATATATTCATACCG CTAATGTTTATCATCGTGATTTGAAGCCAAAGAATATATTGGCAAATGCAAACTGTAAACTCAAAATATGTGATTTTGGGCTAGCACGAGTGGCATTCAATGACACTCCCACGACTGTATTTTGGACG GATTATGTTGCTACTAGATGGTATAGGGCTCCTGAGCTTTGTGGATCTTTCTTTACTAAG TATTCACCAGCTATTGACATATGGAGTATTGGTTGCATTTTTGCGGAGATTTTAACTGGGAAACCTTTGTTTCCTGGTAAAAATGTAGTTCACCAGTTGGATTTAATGACTGATCTCTTGGGTACGCCATCACTGGATACTGTTTCCAGG ATCCGGAATGAGAAGGCAAGGAGGTACTTGAGTAGTATGAGGAAAAAACAACCGGTATGTTTTTCTGAGAGGTTCCCCAAAGCAGATCCTGCTGCATTCAAACTTATGCAGCGGCTTTTAGCATTTGACCCCAAGGATAGACCAACGGCAGAAGAG GCATTAGCTGATCCATATTTTAAAGGCCTTGGGAAGGTAGAGAGAGAACCATCCTGCCAGCCAATATCGAAATTTGAGTTTGAGTTTGAACGGAAAAAGGTGACAAAAGAGGACGTAAAGGAACTTATATTCCGCGAGATATTGGAGTATCATCCTCAACTTCTCAAGGATTACATGAATGGAACTGAAAAAACGAACTTCCTATATCCTAG TGCTGTAGACAATTTCCGGAGGCAATTTGCTAACTTGGAGGAAAATGGAGGGAAGGGAGGGGCAATCGTTCCATCGGACAGGAAGCATGTTTCGCTCCCCAG TTCATTGGTGATCTCATGGTACTATGGAATCACTTTCCATGACAAAAGATGGTCAG GACTACTACAGTTCATTCTACACCAATTCCTCCAAAAGATCAGAAGTCTTCCCAGGTTCCCCAAAGGATTCCAACAG GTAGACCAGGAAGAGTGGTTGGCCCGGTAA
- the LOC119276474 gene encoding mitogen-activated protein kinase 8-like isoform X2, protein MDFFSEYGDANRYKIQEVIGKGSYGVVCSAIDQHTGDKVAIKKIHNIFEHLSDAARILREIKLLRLLRHPDIVEIRHIMLPPSRRDFKDIYVVFELMDTDLHQVIKANDDLTKEHHQFFLYQMLRALKYIHTANVYHRDLKPKNILANANCKLKICDFGLARVAFNDTPTTVFWTDYVATRWYRAPELCGSFFTKYSPAIDIWSIGCIFAEILTGKPLFPGKNVVHQLDLMTDLLGTPSLDTVSRIRNEKARRYLSSMRKKQPVCFSERFPKADPAAFKLMQRLLAFDPKDRPTAEEALADPYFKGLGKVEREPSCQPISKFEFEFERKKVTKEDVKELIFREILEYHPQLLKDYMNGTEKTNFLYPSAVDNFRRQFANLEENGGKGGAIVPSDRKHVSLPRTTTVHSTPIPPKDQKSSQVPQRIPTGRPGRVVGPVIPFENSCAMDPYSQRRVARNPVLPAAATNVSAYAYHRKSDSSERELQQELEKDRMQYQPMQRFMDAKMVSPDLRSTSYYMPKGVPKADVAERTGLQPNMMQGIAPFNGIAAVGGSYNKASAVQYGVSRMY, encoded by the exons ATGGACTTCTTCAGTGAATATGGCGATGCTAATAGATACAAAATTCAGGAAGTCATCGGTAAAGGGAGTTACGGTGTCGTCTGTTCAGCTATTGACCAACATACTGGCGACAAGGTGGCAATCAAGAAAATACACAATATCTTTGAGCATTTATCTGATGCTGCTAGGATCCTCCGTGAGATCAAATTACTCCGCCTATTGAGACATCCTGATATAGTTGAGATCAGGCATATAATGTTGCCTCCGTCAAGGAGGGATTTCAAGGATATTTATGTCGTCTTTGAGCTGATGGATACAGACCTCCACCAAGTCATCAAGGCCAACGATGACTTGACCAAAGAGCACCACCAGTTCTTTCTCTATCAGATGCTTCGTGCACTGAAATATATTCATACCG CTAATGTTTATCATCGTGATTTGAAGCCAAAGAATATATTGGCAAATGCAAACTGTAAACTCAAAATATGTGATTTTGGGCTAGCACGAGTGGCATTCAATGACACTCCCACGACTGTATTTTGGACG GATTATGTTGCTACTAGATGGTATAGGGCTCCTGAGCTTTGTGGATCTTTCTTTACTAAG TATTCACCAGCTATTGACATATGGAGTATTGGTTGCATTTTTGCGGAGATTTTAACTGGGAAACCTTTGTTTCCTGGTAAAAATGTAGTTCACCAGTTGGATTTAATGACTGATCTCTTGGGTACGCCATCACTGGATACTGTTTCCAGG ATCCGGAATGAGAAGGCAAGGAGGTACTTGAGTAGTATGAGGAAAAAACAACCGGTATGTTTTTCTGAGAGGTTCCCCAAAGCAGATCCTGCTGCATTCAAACTTATGCAGCGGCTTTTAGCATTTGACCCCAAGGATAGACCAACGGCAGAAGAG GCATTAGCTGATCCATATTTTAAAGGCCTTGGGAAGGTAGAGAGAGAACCATCCTGCCAGCCAATATCGAAATTTGAGTTTGAGTTTGAACGGAAAAAGGTGACAAAAGAGGACGTAAAGGAACTTATATTCCGCGAGATATTGGAGTATCATCCTCAACTTCTCAAGGATTACATGAATGGAACTGAAAAAACGAACTTCCTATATCCTAG TGCTGTAGACAATTTCCGGAGGCAATTTGCTAACTTGGAGGAAAATGGAGGGAAGGGAGGGGCAATCGTTCCATCGGACAGGAAGCATGTTTCGCTCCCCAG GACTACTACAGTTCATTCTACACCAATTCCTCCAAAAGATCAGAAGTCTTCCCAGGTTCCCCAAAGGATTCCAACAG GTAGACCAGGAAGAGTGGTTGGCCCGGTAATACCATTTGAGAATTCATGTGCTATGGATCCTTACAGTCAACGAAGGGTGGCAAGGAATCCAGTACTTCCTGCAGCTGCTACCAATGTATCAGCATACGCATACCACCGAAAGTCAGACAGTTCAGAGAGAGAGTTACAGCAGGAGCTTGAAAAAGACCGCATGCAGTACCAACCGATGCAGCGTTTCATGGATGCCAAGATGGTCTCCCCTGACTTGAGGTCTACCTCCTATTACATGCCAAAGGGTGTCCCAAAAGCAGATGTAGCAGAAAGGACTGGTTTGCAGCCAAACATGATGCAGGGAATTGCCCCGTTTAATGGCATTGCTGCAGTTGGAGGTAGCTACAATAAGGCCAGTGCTGTTCAGTATGGAGTTTCAAGGATGTACTAA